The following coding sequences lie in one Myxococcus xanthus genomic window:
- a CDS encoding pirin family protein yields the protein MNASSRRRFLLQSGLLMAASAVGCRRSDAPAVILKSQRNVVQTLEGIPATDGAGVRLMRVIGQPALRNLDPFLMLDRFHSDDPGAYINGFPNHPHRGFETVTVMLDGRMRHRDSRGNSGLIAGGGSQWMTAGRGLIHSEMPEQVQGLMSGFQLWLNLPAKEKMCPPAYQDHTPEQLAEERLSPSGSRARVIAGHMNGLQGPVRERPTQPLLLTLALEDDRPFELDTPSDHTAFAFVSEGEVDVGPEDTSKPVREGSLALLGPGSRLRVRARNRRSELLIAAARPLREPIVQYGPFVMNTREEIHQAFKDYRAGVLDQG from the coding sequence ATGAACGCCAGCTCCCGCCGCCGATTTCTCCTTCAGTCAGGCCTGCTCATGGCTGCCTCGGCCGTCGGGTGTCGGCGCTCGGATGCCCCCGCGGTCATCCTGAAGTCGCAGCGCAACGTGGTGCAGACGCTCGAAGGCATCCCCGCGACGGATGGGGCCGGGGTTCGCTTGATGCGGGTCATCGGGCAGCCCGCGCTGAGGAACCTCGACCCGTTCCTCATGCTCGACCGGTTCCACTCCGATGACCCCGGGGCCTACATCAACGGCTTCCCGAATCATCCCCACCGGGGTTTCGAGACGGTCACCGTCATGCTCGACGGGCGGATGCGCCACCGGGACAGCCGTGGCAACAGTGGGCTCATCGCTGGAGGTGGCTCGCAGTGGATGACGGCGGGCCGTGGCCTCATCCACTCGGAGATGCCGGAGCAGGTGCAAGGGTTGATGTCCGGCTTCCAGCTCTGGCTCAACCTCCCCGCGAAGGAGAAGATGTGCCCGCCGGCCTACCAGGACCACACGCCCGAGCAGCTCGCGGAGGAGCGTCTGTCGCCCTCGGGGAGCCGCGCGCGTGTCATCGCGGGCCACATGAACGGACTCCAGGGCCCCGTGCGTGAGCGCCCCACGCAGCCGCTCTTGTTGACCCTGGCGCTTGAGGACGACCGTCCTTTCGAGCTCGACACACCGTCGGACCACACCGCCTTCGCCTTCGTGTCCGAGGGCGAGGTGGACGTGGGACCCGAAGACACGTCGAAGCCGGTGCGCGAGGGCTCGCTCGCATTGCTCGGCCCGGGGAGCCGGCTTCGCGTGCGTGCGAGGAATCGCCGGAGCGAGTTGCTCATCGCCGCCGCACGCCCCCTCCGTGAGCCCATTGTCCAGTACGGCCCGTTCGTCATGAACACCCGCGAGGAGATCCACCAGGCCTTCAAGGACTATCGCGCGGGTGTGCTCGACCAGGGGTGA
- a CDS encoding serine/threonine protein kinase: protein MRQVASFAALVASLRTRGNGMSKAIEFKIPPGAILFSADGVGYEFREDLGPTHHGMSLFVARLRTASGEPRGKVLLKAVPAPSEKEGGRVRRARAKLDEQVRLAASLSHPAILKVHGLHKVEGYWYVSAEHPSGNSLNELLTLVVECRRWFSPLFVMFVGSQVAAALEHAHTAKDASGRPLNIVHRAIDVAHIFMDWDGTVRLGDFGLALSNLLGRVASSVRSPRGDYFYSSPEMLLGGPVDARSDLFMLGVVLLEMATGKNLLFCPDAITPEVMGSLSVKRRRRVVQAIKRATLAGASSMVEDAIWRAATLADADVDAMTEGLPQGLRVTLNRLLRVSPRERYQSAGELAADLAAWIGGTFTKTDAAAELRARAAQAEEALDAMGLTPPRGRGKRKSDDVTTA from the coding sequence ATGCGGCAGGTAGCTTCCTTTGCCGCGTTGGTCGCGAGTCTCCGCACGAGGGGAAACGGCATGTCGAAAGCAATCGAGTTCAAGATCCCGCCAGGGGCGATCCTCTTCTCGGCGGATGGCGTCGGCTATGAGTTCCGCGAGGACTTGGGGCCGACGCACCATGGGATGTCTCTCTTCGTGGCTCGGCTGCGAACCGCGTCGGGGGAGCCTCGTGGAAAGGTGCTGCTCAAGGCGGTTCCTGCGCCATCGGAGAAGGAAGGGGGGCGGGTTCGGCGGGCGCGAGCAAAGCTGGATGAGCAGGTTCGTCTTGCCGCCTCTCTTTCTCATCCTGCGATCCTCAAGGTCCATGGGCTCCATAAGGTTGAGGGCTACTGGTACGTCAGCGCCGAGCATCCATCCGGGAATTCGCTGAACGAACTGCTGACGCTCGTGGTCGAGTGCCGTCGATGGTTCTCGCCCCTCTTCGTGATGTTCGTAGGCTCGCAGGTGGCGGCAGCTCTTGAGCACGCGCACACGGCGAAGGATGCCAGCGGACGCCCGTTGAACATCGTTCACCGAGCCATCGACGTCGCGCACATCTTCATGGACTGGGACGGGACGGTTCGGCTCGGCGACTTCGGTCTCGCGCTGTCCAACTTGCTGGGACGCGTGGCTTCCTCTGTTCGCAGCCCGCGAGGGGATTACTTCTATTCGTCGCCTGAGATGCTGCTTGGCGGGCCCGTCGACGCGCGCTCGGACCTCTTCATGTTGGGGGTGGTGCTGCTCGAAATGGCGACGGGGAAGAATCTGCTCTTCTGCCCGGATGCCATCACGCCCGAGGTCATGGGTTCATTGTCCGTGAAGCGGCGTCGGCGAGTCGTTCAGGCAATCAAGCGGGCCACGCTGGCCGGGGCGTCATCCATGGTCGAGGACGCGATTTGGCGTGCCGCGACGCTGGCGGATGCTGACGTGGACGCGATGACGGAGGGGCTTCCCCAGGGGCTTCGCGTAACGCTGAACCGGCTTCTTCGGGTCTCCCCCCGCGAGCGCTACCAGTCTGCCGGTGAGCTGGCCGCAGACCTGGCTGCCTGGATTGGGGGCACCTTCACGAAGACTGATGCCGCTGCGGAACTCAGGGCACGTGCAGCTCAGGCAGAAGAGGCGCTGGATGCGATGGGGCTCACGCCGCCTCGAGGTCGCGGCAAGCGCAAGTCGGATGATGTGACGACGGCGTGA